In the genome of Paenibacillus antri, one region contains:
- a CDS encoding ATPase, T2SS/T4P/T4SS family — translation MDAVPRAVPTLPRRRFDPAKYRRDASAVARTGTGSEGSELRRVSLRDASRVVYEHLMERSKQDESLYRDILNAGLGEPGAQTRMKAMIDTLLTEFRLDIDPRTMIDDLSPTDCVFATACGAGLIEDLKQQPDVEEVQVIGRSIYVIRGGKQTLHHRSFTSLEEVRLVQDRLALCGKKPISERQPFVQSYLWNRSRLVMTREPYTDVPSIHIRNFIVRDVTLERLVELGTIDAPTAELLSLLVRYHASFLIGGGTNTGKTTFLFALVSEIPEEERIRTLEKEFEIALRERLGERRNILAAREAVESDLTMEDAFKPLLVMSPEWIVVGEAKGAEVSQMVQGALRGHDVMGTMHTKYRESFLSDVVDMMKQDGRQHEVAAAERRVARAFNILVFLRLVRDGERMRRVVTEVTELYVNECGDPVASPLVSWDYEAKTWSFTGAAFSAPLRNHLLSRGAEAEPFRRLGVWS, via the coding sequence ATGGACGCTGTGCCGAGAGCGGTGCCGACGCTGCCGCGCAGACGCTTCGATCCGGCCAAATACCGGAGGGACGCTTCGGCCGTCGCGCGGACCGGGACCGGAAGCGAGGGGAGCGAGCTTCGGAGGGTGTCTTTGCGCGACGCGTCGCGCGTCGTATACGAGCACCTCATGGAGCGATCCAAGCAGGACGAATCGTTGTACCGGGATATTTTGAACGCCGGGCTAGGAGAACCCGGGGCGCAGACCCGCATGAAGGCGATGATCGACACGCTCTTAACGGAGTTCCGCCTCGACATCGACCCGAGAACGATGATCGACGATTTGTCCCCGACCGACTGCGTGTTCGCGACCGCGTGCGGCGCCGGGCTCATCGAAGACTTGAAGCAGCAGCCGGACGTGGAGGAAGTGCAAGTGATCGGGCGATCGATCTACGTCATCCGCGGCGGGAAGCAGACGCTGCATCATCGGTCGTTTACCAGCCTGGAGGAGGTTCGGCTCGTCCAAGATCGGCTCGCGTTGTGCGGGAAGAAGCCGATCAGCGAACGGCAGCCGTTCGTGCAATCGTATTTATGGAATCGCTCCCGTCTCGTGATGACCCGCGAACCGTATACGGACGTGCCGAGCATTCATATCCGCAACTTCATCGTGCGGGACGTCACGCTGGAGCGGCTCGTCGAGCTCGGCACCATCGATGCTCCGACGGCCGAGCTGCTGTCATTGCTCGTTCGGTATCACGCCAGCTTCCTGATCGGAGGAGGGACGAACACGGGAAAGACGACGTTCCTGTTCGCGCTCGTCTCCGAAATTCCGGAGGAAGAACGCATCCGTACGTTGGAGAAGGAGTTCGAAATCGCGCTCCGCGAACGGCTCGGCGAGCGACGGAACATCTTGGCGGCCCGGGAGGCGGTCGAATCGGATTTGACGATGGAGGACGCCTTCAAGCCGCTGCTCGTCATGAGCCCGGAATGGATCGTCGTCGGGGAAGCCAAGGGAGCCGAGGTATCTCAGATGGTGCAAGGCGCGCTGAGGGGTCACGATGTCATGGGCACGATGCACACGAAGTATCGCGAGTCGTTTTTGTCGGACGTCGTGGACATGATGAAGCAGGACGGTCGTCAGCATGAAGTCGCCGCCGCGGAGAGACGGGTGGCGCGGGCGTTTAACATTTTGGTGTTTCTGCGGCTCGTGAGGGACGGGGAACGGATGCGGCGCGTCGTTACGGAAGTGACGGAGCTGTACGTCAATGAATGCGGCGACCCCGTCGCCAGCCCGCTCGTGTCGTGGGATTACGAAGCGAAGACGTGGTCGTTCACCGGCGCGGCGTTCAGCGCGCCGTTAAGAAACCATTTGCTTTCGCGGGGGGCGGAAGCGGAGCCTTTTCGCCGATTGGGGGTGTGGTCGTGA
- a CDS encoding type II secretion system F family protein: MTASWIAEAAFAGMWIAGSGIVVVAWMSRLSAWWRDKRLRASLLGPIRLERSGAFRELAFVRGLADDMEIADVRWPVEAVVGAMLFIGAVGWFAVDASVDAMRVRYALDADRMIGADTWLLNTVAGGLLGSLPYFYVKFRLQRKRHRIALDMIKLVQNVVGHYGDNRTVQELISRSAATMPDHVREEWRRLELRSHMGGSLEEALYEFARRADNEWAEDVADILSIKHKFGHDVIEALHKLVVDMQRARKNEERRLAMVTAYRIGTAVMVAFAFGIVFFNVYADGANYRHYFVDPGGRWIMLFSGVVLFASMVLVVRSGRRTF, translated from the coding sequence GTGACGGCGAGCTGGATCGCCGAGGCCGCTTTCGCGGGGATGTGGATCGCCGGAAGCGGGATCGTCGTCGTCGCATGGATGTCGAGACTGTCCGCTTGGTGGCGGGACAAGCGTCTCCGCGCGTCGCTGCTCGGACCGATCCGCCTCGAACGAAGCGGAGCGTTCCGCGAGTTGGCGTTCGTGAGGGGGCTCGCGGACGATATGGAGATCGCGGACGTGCGGTGGCCCGTGGAAGCGGTCGTCGGCGCGATGCTGTTCATCGGCGCGGTCGGCTGGTTCGCGGTCGACGCCTCCGTCGACGCCATGCGGGTACGGTACGCGCTCGACGCGGACCGCATGATCGGCGCCGATACGTGGCTGCTCAATACCGTCGCCGGCGGGCTGCTCGGCTCGCTGCCGTATTTTTACGTCAAATTCCGGCTGCAGCGGAAGCGCCATCGCATCGCGCTGGATATGATCAAGCTCGTGCAGAACGTCGTCGGTCACTACGGCGACAACCGCACCGTGCAGGAGCTGATCAGCCGGTCGGCCGCGACGATGCCGGATCACGTCCGGGAGGAGTGGAGGCGGCTCGAGCTGCGGTCGCATATGGGTGGCTCGCTGGAGGAGGCGTTATACGAATTCGCGCGGCGCGCGGACAACGAGTGGGCCGAAGACGTGGCGGACATCTTGTCGATCAAGCATAAATTCGGACACGACGTGATCGAAGCGTTGCATAAGCTTGTCGTCGATATGCAGCGCGCACGGAAAAACGAAGAACGCCGCCTGGCCATGGTGACCGCCTACCGGATCGGAACGGCGGTGATGGTCGCCTTCGCCTTCGGGATCGTGTTCTTCAACGTGTATGCCGACGGGGCGAATTACCGGCATTATTTCGTCGATCCGGGCGGGCGTTGGATCATGCTGTTCTCCGGCGTCGTTCTGTTCGCGTCGATGGTGCTCGTCGTAAGATCGGGTCGGAGAACGTTCTGA